One window of the Eucalyptus grandis isolate ANBG69807.140 chromosome 8, ASM1654582v1, whole genome shotgun sequence genome contains the following:
- the LOC104430517 gene encoding uncharacterized protein LOC104430517, which yields MPEVKARRCFSSRGWVLTIGRDWELHMLKNPMSRGSHIINLPNLNKFPDIEVENLRRYYHSYGAFINKFVLSDSPTTSPDFRVMVTYYYDARLGLWKPGDEEWTKVDHPSSFNFDVIFYRGCFYALNANGHILRCDVNGPIPSKAQVVFEMPQDLLGLEQMYLVQSTTGSLLVVSRRGQYRPRGTFRFHVFEIDLVAQSWRGIKTLKNSSLFLGWNSSFSLEVDEKHHIKPNCIYFTDDFIDNSRVTKDGGGKDMGIYHLQDGTIEPHFQGKSYSHYSPPLWIEPNF from the coding sequence ATGCCCGAGGTGAAGGCGAGGAGATGCTTCTCCTCGCGAGGTTGGGTGTTGACGATCGGCAGGGACTGGGAACTCCACATGCTGAAAAATCCCATGTCGCGTGGCAGTCATATTATTAATCTTCCCAATTTGAACAAGTTCCCCGACATCGAAGTTGAAAACTTGCGTAGGTATTATCACTCGTATGGTGCCTTCATCAATAAGTTCGTCCTATCCGATAGCCCCACTACATCTCCAGATTTCAGGGTCATGGTCACCTATTACTACGATGCACGTTTAGGGCTTTGGAAACCCGGTGACGAGGAGTGGACAAAGGTTGACCACCCCAGCTCTTTTAATTTTGATGTCATATTTTATAGGGGGTGCTTTTATGCTCTTAACGCCAATGGTCACATATTGAGGTGCGACGTGAACGGACCAATTCCATCCAAAGCTCAAGTAGTTTTCGAGATGCCGCAAGATTTATTAGGTTTGGAGCAAATGTATCTAGTGCAATCGACAACAGGATCTCTACTGGTGGTGTCGCGACGGGGACAATATAGACCTCGAGGAACCTTTCGATTTCATGTTTTTGAGATTGACCTAGTAGCACAATCATGGAGAGGAATTAAGACCTTGAAGAACTCTTCGCTCTTCTTGGGCTGgaattcttccttctctttggaAGTCGATGAAAAGCATCACATTAAGCCgaattgtatttattttactgaTGATTTTATTGATAATTCCCGGGTTACTAAAGATGGAGGGGgcaaagacatgggaatataCCACCTCCAAGATGGTACGATCGAGCCGCACTTCCAGGGGAAATCTTACAGCCATTATTCTCCTCCGCTGTGGATCGAACCGAACTTCTAA